The genomic interval TCTCGTAGGTCCGGTGATAATATGTCCGCCAGCCTGTCGGAAAAAATGATATGAATCGTTGTTTGCTAGAAAATCTTTCTCATCTAAACCTTTAGTAGCGGCTTTAATCATTGTATTTGAATCGACAACAGCACCAGCAGCATCCGTAGGACCATCCGTTCCGTCGGTACCTGCTGATAAAATTACAATAGGCTCATTTGCTTCTAATTCCAGAGCCGCTGCCAGAGCCAATTCCTGGTTTCTGCCTCCGACTCCGGTTCCCTGTACCCTTACGGTAGTTTCACCTCCTGATAGTAAACAGGCTGGTTTTGGAATCGTAGTATCTATACCTGCCTTTCTGGCAGTACTTACCAATTCTTTGGCTGCTATTGCAGCTTCTCCTTCAATATTCAATCCAGTAATTACAGCATGAAAACCCATTTCAGTTGCTTTCTGTCTGGCTGCTTCCAAGGCAATAGAGTTGCTGCCAATAATGTAATTATTTACCCTTGAAAAAATAGCATCTCCTGACTTGGGTGTTTCCGGCAAATTTCCGGCTATGCCTTGTTGCAGATGATAATGAATAGAATAAGGTATTTTATCTTCAAGGCCGTATTTTTGTACTATAGACCAGGCATCAGCAAAGGTAGTAGGATCGGGTACGGTAGGGCCGGATGCAATTACATCCAGCGGATCACCTATCACATCAGATAAAATCAGCGTAAAGAGTCTGGCAGGAAATATTTGTCTGGCAAGCCCCCCACCTTTTACATGAGACAAATGTTTACGCACCGTATTTATTTCAGTAATACTTGCCCCAGATTTTAACAACAGATCAAAACAGGTTTGTAATTCTTCCAATATACAATGCTGAGGAAGATCAATCAATAAGGCTGAACCGCCGCCGGAAATCAATATAATGATAAGGTCATTTGGTTTCGTTTCTTTTACAAGCTGGAGTAATTGCTGCGTGCCAGAAATTCCATTCTCATCCGGAACTGGATGGCCAGCTTCTATCGTCTGAATTTTAATGAGAGGAACGGAATGCCCGTGTTTTACGATGATTAAGCCACTATCAATTATATCACCCATTATTTCTTCTATAGCTTGTGCCATAGGAGCTGTTGCTTTTCCGGCACCGATTACAATAATGCGGTTAAGCTGAGTTAAATCAATTTCCTGATGCTGAATATATAAACGATTACCTTTTCTGGAAACTGCCTTGTATACCAGCTTTTCCGGCTCAACAGATTCCAAAGCATATCTAAAAATTTCTTCAGCAGCTTTACGGTAATATAATGATTGGTTATTTGTCATTGGCCAATAGTCTTTGATAAAAGATTATCTCATATACTTTAAGCAGAAGAAATCACTAAAAATGTGTATTTGCTTAGACATAGTTTTCAAACAAGTTCAAATTCCCACCTCTCCGGAACAACGAATAATTGTAGGCTGGCATCTGATTCTCTTTCATATATTTATGTCTGGATACTGAGAATAACTGCTTAATCATATCAGCAATGGGACCTTCACCGGTCATACGCCGGCCAAAATGAGAATCATTCACCTGTCCGCCATGCATCTCACGAATCAGGTTCCATACTTTAGCAGCCCGGTCAGGAAAATTCTTTTGCAGCCAGTCGTAAAAAATTTCCTTTATTGCTCCATTCAACCGCACCACTGTGTAACCTGCTGTAATAGCTCCATGTGCGGCGGCTTCCTTCAAAATAGCGGGTATTTCAGTATGATTCAATCCTGGTACTAAAGGTGCCGCCATTACACCAACTGGTATGCCAGCATCAGACAATATACGAATGGTTTGAAGCCTGTTTTTTGATGTAGCGGTACGAGGTTCCATTTTCTGCCGCAATTCTTCATCTAAGGTAGTGACAGAAATATATACATGCACCAGCTGTTGTCTGGCCAGTTCCTGAAGCAGATCTATATCCCGTTTGAGGAGGCTATTTTTAGTAATAATATTTACCGGATGAGCATATTTTACAAATACTTTTAGCAGCGACCTGGTAATTTCCAGCTTACGTTCTAGCGGCTGATAGCAATCTGTATTGCCGGATAAAGAGATTGAAGCAGGCTGGTAATTCTTTTGCAAAAATTCCTGTTCCAGAAGCTTCGCAGCATTCTGCTTGACCACAATTTTATTTTCAAAATCTATCCCGGCACTAAACCCCCAGTATTCATGTGAATTGCGGGCATAACAATAAATGCAGCCATGTTCGCAGCCCTGATAGGGATTTACAGACCGCATCGCATACAGATCCGGGCTTTCAATGGTATTGATCAGCTTTTTGGGTGTATCATAAAAAATCTGAGTTTGGCTGCTAATCTGCATCTCTTCATCTATTCCCTCTATATGATCATGGCTGATATTTGCCTGACTGAAGCGGTTACTGGTATTGAGTTGTGCGCCTCTTCCTTTATGATATTCCATTCCGAAAAATAGCAATTAATCGCAGAAACCACTGGCCGATCTATAACAATTTTATCAATGTTCACTATAGGCCAAACAACAAGGCCATCAGGATAAAAAACACATGAATAGTATTGAGGAAGACTTTAAAGGTGCAAACAGTATTTAAAAACAAAACAGAAAAGCCCGGTAATACGGGCTTTTCTTATATGTCCAGGAATAAAAAACAACTCCTTAAGGAACGTTATTTTTTCTTTTATAATAATTAATACTTTCGTTGGGGATTTTAAAGGCTGTATAAATACAGGCAACCATCAGTACAGCGATAATAACTAACCAGATCATAAGTAAAATATTTGTTTGCGTTGCTATTTACAAAAAAAATTGCAGAACTTATAACATAAAAAGAGACTAATCCTACTCCCGTAATCCAACCGGCATCCGGAAATCAGCTTTTCCATTTTCCTGCTCAATAGCCAGCAGCATGGCTTCCACTGCATATGTAGAACTATTCTTCCATGGCAAACTGCCAGCCAGACTTAGCATAGTATTTACTGCACTAATAGGTTTAATCAATACATTTGTCAAAGATTTGCGAGGCAATTCCAGTAAGTCAGCGGTTTTATCACCCAACAGATAGCGCATGTATCCGCCTGACAAGCCTTTGAAAGCGGAACTTGGAGTGAGTTCTTCAAAACTCTGCATTAATGCTTTGGTAAGTTCAATGCCAGCTTCTGATTTCCGGAAATGTCTTTTTTCGATCAATTTACTAAACCAGTAAGCTTCCTTGCGGTTTTCGGGCAATAATTCTTTCCGCATCCCCAGCATATATCCGATCACATTCCAGAGATACAGATAAGCATCGGCTTCCTGCGATGAGTAATAAATGCCCAGCTTGTGTAAACCCTCCAGCACGATATAAGAAAAAGCCAGATTGGTACCCAGCATATCTTCCTGGTTCACCGGTTTGCCCCATACATCGTTCCATTGGTCACTTTTCAGGGTATGCCAGCGTACAGCCGCATGCATTAACCGTACTTTCTGTATACTCCGGATACCAGTGCCTTTTGTATCAAATGCCTTTGGATTCAACACATTCAGCACAAACTGACCGGTATCCGCCAGTCGTTTCTTGGTATCCTTCCGGATGCGCTGCGACAGATATAATACCTGTGCTCCATCAGCAGCGGCATAACAATAAGGCAAGGATAAACTGCCTAATACCGATAAAATCGCTTGTACATGCTTGGAGAAAAAAACGGCTCCCTTGTGCATTTGCTTTCTATCTGCCCATTCTAGCAATTGCGAGGTTTGTTCAAAATACTGCCGTACAGGTTCGGGTAGATCGGCTGGTAACGCTTCATTATTGTCTGAAAGGCTGGTAAGCCATCCATTTACGTTCTTCAATTCTCCTTTTGTAAACAGATGCTCAATGACCTGGTCGGCAACCGGATCTGTTTCCTCACGCATAGCTTGTAAAAACGCCTCATTCATATTTGTTCTCATACGCTCCATAGTAAAATTTATTAAGGGCAATGAATTATAGATAAGTAAGGAGATTACCTGGGTAAATGTTTCACAGATGCCCGGAAAAAACTGTATTAGTTTGTTTTATTATTTCCTTAACTCTGATATTTCCTTAAATCTGAGCAGCACATCTGCCAGGAAACCGTTTTCAAGAATAGAATCATAGTGTCCTTCTGTAAAACGGTCGGCACGGATATGGGTGGTTATGATTTTGTATAAGGTAGGTAAGTCGGCTGTTGAAAGTTTGCTCCGGTCTTCTTCAAAAGCCAAAGCATGGTCGCTCCATTGCATCCAGTCGAAATTTTCCAGTATAAATCCATGCCGGTACAAATACTGGAATAAATCTCTGGCAGTAGTTGCGCTCACCCGGCTGGTCATATCGCCCCAATAGCCTATTCTATCATAAACCGCTTCATGGTTTTGCAGTAAAGGTAAAAATCGTAGTAATCCTTGAATAGCTTGTGTCTGTTCGCTCATACCCTGTATCAACGGATATCATATGCAGAAAATCCATCCGTACTCATAAAAATTCGCTTTGTAGTCTTAATTGTACCCTCCGACATAGTAAAAAGCCTGTCCGGATACCTGGAAACTTTGTCCGCTATTTTAGAAAGCTTATCCGTTGAAGTATCCGCACCCTCCGCTAAGATAAAAAGTTCGTCCGCTGTACCAGAAAGTTTGTCCGTTATAGTAAAAAGAATAGCAAACTTACAAGCAGTCTAAAAACTATCTGGCTTTCACTGTAACCCTTTCGTGTCTATTAGAGTACTTTTTAAGATAAGCATGTTTTACACTAAATTATTACTGCTATGCAAACCCAAAATAACAATGAACTTATCCAGACATTGCTGGAATGTGCCTTTGCCTGCGAACATTGTGCTACTTCCTGCCTTCAGGAAGAAGATGTTAAAATGATGGTCCGTTGTATTTCCCTCGATCGTGATTGTGCAGATATTTGTACCCAGGCAGCCCGTTTGCTCCAGCGAAATTCAGAAATCACCAAGGAATACTTACAGGTATGCGAACAAATCTGCCGGATGTGCGGCGAGGAATGTGCCAAACACAAACATATGGAACACTGCCAGATGTGTGCCGAAGCATGCCAGCATTGTGCAGAAGCTTGCAGCAGCATGTATTCCATGTCGGGAAACAAATAATAAGCTGTTCCCTTATAACCTGTTCTCTAAATTGTAAGCCAGTAGTTCAGTTTAAAAACAAGCGCCCGGTTCTTGGTTCTTAGAAAAGGATCGGTGAAATAATTATCTGTATATACCAGGAAGAAATCGGACATAGGCCGGAACCTCCATTGCAGGCGGCTATTGATATTGAAATTATTTCGCTGGGTATTAAACTGAAGAAAAGTAGTCCAGAACACACTGTTCGAAAAATTGATTTCTGCCCTGGGACTTATCAGGAACAGACTGGTGCTGCCATAATCTCCGGGAAAGCGCAATAGGTTTTGCTCAAAATCGAGTGAAAAGTTTCCCCATGGCTGCCTGCGGAATGTAATTCCGGCAACATAACTCTGGAGGGTTCCATTATAAAATTGCCCTGCCCGAACAATACCAGTAAAAATAAAGCTTTTCCGGGTATCAGATAAAAACTCCAGATTATAGAAGGTATAACTGTATTTGCCAACCGGAAAAGGTGTTTTTTCAGTAAAGCTGAACGGATACAGTAAATGAATATCCTGGTTATCTATCTGAAAGGTGAGAATACTTGTATTCTGGAAAAAAATAGAATAATTGAGCTGATTCACCCGCTCATTGGCCGACCCATCGGGGTTTAATGTAACAGAGGTAGCCAGATTGATTGAGTGGTTGTTGATGCGTTTTCTCTTTTCCGGACGGATATTATATTCTATTTCGCTATAGAACTGATGAAAACCCATCCGGATGGTAGAATCCCGTTCGGCATCATAATTTTCGATACGGTTGATAAACCCCATATCTGTATAATAATTGGTGCCAATATTATAGTAGTCGATAAACATGGTAAAGTTGCGCCCAAAATAGCCGCCACCAGCATTGGCATATATATTCTTATCTTGATAGGTATGTTTATCTGATAGATGAAGCCCAGCCCAGCCATTCCAGTCGCCTTTTTTATTCACATAGAGAAATTCCATTCCGGCATTGCGGCTATAATCTTTTTTAGCTACTTCTCCGGACATTGTATTTTGCCGGTTGTGTACATAGCCTTTAATTAAGGAACGGCTCCATATCCTGCGGTTAAAAGCAAAAGCTGTATAATTCTGAGCCGCAAAATCTGCAGTAGCTTTGGTTTGCATATTCATCAGACCTACCCGCCATTTGTTCCCAAGGTTTCCGCTTATGCGGGCACCAAACAAAATGGGTATGGTTTGTCCATTCCTATCTAAACCAATACGCCGGGAAAAAAAAGGCCTGGCTGGTGGGGGTCCAAATTCTGTAAATAAGTCGTTGTTCTCCAGGAAGAAGGTACGCCTTTCCGGAAAGAAAATATCGAAGCGGGTCAGATTGGTGACCTGCTTATCTACTTCTACCTGCGAAAAATCCGGATTCACGGTCAGATCCAGGTTTAGGGAGGAAGTTACTGCTACTTTTGCGTCGAAGCCGGCATTGAATTTTACTTTTGTAGGTTCTCCATCTTCGTGATTAGTAACGGCAGAACCAGTTATATAAGGAATTAATGATATGTTTCCTTTCGCCTGCCCAGGTGCGTCATCCCATATCATTACCCCGGTATATCCCAGGTCAGTTCCTAAAAATTGCAGGGGTACTTTTGTCCAGGTAGAATACTGGTTGTTTTTCATATCTGTGCGTACGAAATTAACGCCCCACTTAGTACTGCCTGCCTTATAGCGCAAGGTTTTAAAAGGAATAGCCATTTCAACTGTCCAGAATGTAGGGTGATTTTTCGTAGCCGAAAACCATTTGTTGTCCCAGCTAAAGGTCATATCGCCAAAGGAACTGGCACTTAACAAATCTTCAGATTGTACATTCAATGGACTTACTCCGAAAAAAAATCCATTGGTTTGCTGGTTTACCGGATCTATAACAATGGCGAATCCATCACTGTCCCAGTACTTAGTGTCCCGTTTCAGCGTCTGAATAATGTACTGGGATGTATCATAGCAGATGGCGGCAACATACAGATAGGTATTGTCATACGCCAGCCGCACTTCTGTTTGCCGCTTGGCTTTATCTTTATCCTGCGGCCATTTCTCCCAGAAATTAGTTGCTGCCTCTGCTGAATTCCAAACAGAATCTGTTAGTTCTCCATCTATTTTGATAGGCTGAGGAGTGCGGCTTATCCGTAACTGGTATTCTTGCTGCAAGTTGGTAGATGTTTGAGCAAGAACCTTTGGTGCCTGAAACAGAAAAAAGAGAAGAAATAGAGACCTCGTAAAATTCAATGCATACATATTGCTTATACAATCTGTTTTCTGAAAAACAGTTGGCAGGGTATACTATATCTGACTATAGATTTTCCGGCTTTGCCAACACTTGTTTTTCTGGCAGCAACTTACAAAGAAAACAGAGAGCCTGCCTAATATTAACATTTTATTAACGAATCTTCCCGGATTGAACCTTAATTGGAAAAAGAATGAATGGAATTACTCATTTCTTAGGCTATTTACCGGATTAGCCAGAGCGGCTTTGATAGCCTGATGGCTGATGGTGAGCAAAGCAATACTGCTTGCAATGGCTCCGGCTATGATAAACGGAATTATATTGATCTCAATATGGAAGGCAAAATTGTTGAGCCACTGGTGCATTCCATACCAGGCAATGGGGGCAGCAATCAGAATTGAAATCAGAACAAGGCTGATAAAATCTTTACATAATAACAATATTATCTGATTAATCGATGCGCCTAATACTTTACGAACACCTATTTCTTTAATGCGTTTCCGGGCGGTAAATACAGTCATACCAAATAATCCCAGGCAGGCTATCCCGATAGCTAATGCTGCAAATACAGCGAATAATTGTCCGGCCCTCTGGTCGCTTTGGTACAATTTATCAATAGCATCATCGGCAAACTGGTATTCGAATGGAAAATCCGGAGATAAGCTTTGCCATTTCTTATCCAGTTCAGCTAAAGTAATTGCCGGATCACCAGAACGTAATTTTATACTGAGAGAAGATAATCTGGATGGCCAGCACATGAGCAGTAAAGGTTGTACTTGCTGGTGTAAAGAGGCAAAATGAAAATCTTTTACCACGCCAATCACGGGTTCTTTCATCCGTTCACCTCCCAGGTATTCCAGTTCTTTTCCAATTGCTTCTTCGGCAGATGACCAGCCAAATGCTTTTACAGCTGCTTCATTGATAATAAAAGCAGCCGATGTATCGCCGGCAAATTGATTTGAGAAAGCACGTCCGGCAGCCATTTGCATCTGCATGGTTTCAATAAAATCATAATCTACGAAGGTGACAGCCAGTAGTTTGGTTGCTTCTTCCGGAGTTCCGGCCGGTCTTACATCTGATCCATCCAGTTCTTCACCCATAAAATTGAGAGAAGCCGCCACTTTTGCTACCCCAGAAACTGTGGATAATTGCTGTTTAAGTAAATCAGATTTTCCACGCCATTGGGCATCCCGTACTTTAACATTGATCAAATGTTCTTTATCAAATCCCAGATGAGACGATTGAATGTATTGTAACTGCTGATAGGCAATGAATGTAGCAATAAGTAAAACAACAGAAACTGTAAACTGTACCACTACCAGTACTTTCCGAAAATCAAGACCAGTGCGAATATGGGTCACATTACTCTTAAAGGCATTAACAAGCCGGAATGAGGAAAGATAAAAGGCTGGATACAACCCTGAAATTAACCCGGCTAGTATAAAAATAATCAGGCTAACCAGGATCATGTTACTATCCAGAGTATACCATGAAAATGCTTTTCCTGTCAGTTGATTAAATACCGGAAGGCTTATAGAAAATAGAAGTACAGCCATTACAAAAGCCAGCAAAGAAGTAATTACAGCTTCTATAAGAAACTGAGATGCCACTTGAAAACGATGTGCGCCAACCATTTTACGCAACCCTACTTCCTTCATGCGTTCAGTAGCCCTGGCTGTAGACAGATTTATATAATTAATGCAAGCCAGTAATAAAATAAATATAGCAATGGCAGCAAATATCTTGACAAACAAAATATTCCCATTCGGTTCAATTTCGCCGGCCATATTTGAGTACAGATGAATATCAATTAATGGCTGCAATTGGTAACTAATACGCTCTGAATATCCTTCGCCATGATATTTTTCTACAAAAGCAGGCAGCTTTTTTTCCAGAGCAGCAATACTGGTTTGTGGTTTAACTAACACATACGTCCACAGGCTGGTGATGCCCCAGTTCTGCATCCAAGGAAACTGTTCTAAGGTAACTAGTGAAGCAAGGCAGCTGAAATGAACATGGGAATTTGCCGGTGGATCTTTTATGAGGCCATTTATGGTATATGGGGTGTTATTCAGCTTAATTATCTTTCCGATGGGATCTTCCCGGCCAAAATATTTTTGTGCGGTTGATTCTGTTAGTACCATCGTATTCGGCTGTGCTAAAGCATCGTTGGCATTACCTGCTATAAACTGAAAAGTGAAAACCTTGAAGGCTGAGGGATCAGTAAAGGCTACATTTTCTCCATAAAATTTTCTTTCGCCGGAGCTTAGCAAAGCATTTTTCCGGATAAAAATACGAACTGCCTTTTCAACTTCTGCATAATCCTTTTGAAGTGCAGCCGCTACCGGCCCACTGGTAGTGGCCAGCGCTTGCGAAGTACCAGTAAAATATTGTTGCTGTACTACCCGGTAAATTTGCTCATGCTGCTGATGGTGCCGGTCGTATTGTAATTCGTCCCATACATACAGAGAAATAAGCATCACACAGGTCATGCCTATAGAAAAACCGATGATGGTAACCGACGAAAAAACAGCTTGCCGTACGAGGGTGCGCACGGCAATAGTTATATAGTTTTTAAGCATAATTAATTGTAACCAGGATTGATTGTCTGGAACCGGGATTTTAGGATTAATAGATTTTCAGGATTATTGATTTACTTTTTTTAATCATTTTAATCCTAAAAATCTGTATAATCCTGGTTCCAGATTAACAGATTCCAGGCCACTTACACCATAAATTTTTCATTAATATTTTCCATCACAATCTGTCCATCGAGCAAGCGAACAATGCGGTGGCTATAAGCAGCATCATGGTTGGAGTGGGTTACAATAATTACAGTTGCTCCGGCTTCATTTAGTTCAGTAAGCAATTGCATTACTTCATTCCCATTACTGGAGTCCAGGTTACCGGTAGGCTCATCAGCCAGGATCAGCTTAGGATTATTGATAACCGCTCTTGCTACAGCTACCCTTTGCTGCTGTCCACCGGAAAGTTGTTGCGGGAAGTGATTGCGGCGGTGCATCATCTGCATTTTTTCAAGCACGGCTTCTACTTTTTTCTTGCGTTCGGTAGCACCTACCTTCAGGTATAATAGCGGAAGTTCTACGTTTTCGTAAACAGTTAACTCATCAATCAGATTAAAGCTCTGGAATACAAAGCCAATGTTACGCTTGCGCAGGTCAGCTCTTTTACGTTCGTTAAAGCCGGCGATCTCCTGACCCAGAAATTTGTAGCTGCCTCCGTCGGGATTGTCAAGTAGCCCTAAAATATTTAACAAGGTAGATTTTCCGCAGCCAGAAGGTCCCATAATCGCTACAAATTCGCCCTCCTTAATTTCCAGGGATACTTTGTTGAGTGCCACAGTTTCTACTTCTTCCGTACGGTAGGTTTTTTCTAATTGTTCGATCTGGATCATATGTATGAATTGTTTAATCTTAAAGCTATTGATGGGTGTATATGTATTTTTATCTGGAACCAGAATTAATTGGGTTGGTCCGATTAGTTCTGGTTCCAGACGATGGTTATTCTCCTTTGATTCGTAATTCGTCCTTGTCTCCGTAGTTTTCGTAGCTGGAGGTTACTACTTTATCGCCTACATTTAAGCCTTCGAGTACTTCATAATACTCCGGATTCTGACGGCCCAGGCGGATATCTACTTTCACGGCACTTCCACCAGCTTCGGTCACTTTGTAAATCCAGTTGCCACCAGTTTGTTGATAGAAACCACCTCTGGGAAGTAATACGGCTTGTGTCTGATCACTTAAAGCAAGGCGGATTTGTAAGGTCTGCCCTCTGCGGATGCCTTTAGGAACTTCACTGGTGAATTCCATATCTACCTGGAACCGGCCATCGGTTACAGTAGTATATACTTTTTTGATATTTAATTCATAATCTTTTCCAGCAAAGGTGAATTCGCCTTTTAAACCAACAAATACCCTTGATAAGTAATGTTCATCAATATCTGCCCGTACTTTAAAACCATCGAGCACGTCTAATTGTCCAAGGCGTTGTCCACGGGTTTTAGATTCACCAATTTCTGCATTTAAGGAAGTGAGCTGACCGGCAACCGGTGCTTTTACTACCAGGTCGGCTGCTTTTTTACGCATTAATCCCAGGGCTACTTGTGTCCGGTTAACAGATTCCTGCATTTGCTGTAAGCGCTGTTTGGTAGAAATAGAGTCATTTCTCAGGGTCTGTTCGGTTAATTTTTTACGGCGAACCTGATAATCGTACAAATTTTTGCTGGATTGAAATTCCTGTTTAGCAATTACTTTTTCGTCAAATAGCTTTTTATTTGCTGTATACACCCGTTCTGCTTCTGCCAGGGCATTATCTACTTCTGCTAATTGGTTTAATTGACGAATACTGTTTTGTTCAGCCTCATTGCGCAGACGCTGCATGTTGGTGATTAGGTCGAATACGCCGGTTTCCCGGTTAGCCAGGTCAAGTTCCAGGTCAGTGTTGGCTAGTTTCATGATTGGCTGATCTTTTTCCATCATGGCTCCGTCTTCTACATATAACTCTTCTACCCGGCCTCCTTCAATGGCATCCAGATAAATGGTTTTAATGGGCAACACTACGCCATTGATAGGAATAAATTCCTGAAAACTTCCTTTTTTAATCTCACTGATGGTTATTTTTTGTTCATCTACATTCAGTTTGGTATTTCCAGTGGTAGAAAGATAACTCGTCAGGATCAGCACTGCCAATGCAGCAATTCCACCAATCGTCATGATGCGTTTCGAGTTCCATTTCTTTTTTGCAATTACTCTGTCCATTGTATTAAT from Rhodocytophaga rosea carries:
- a CDS encoding efflux RND transporter periplasmic adaptor subunit; its protein translation is MDRVIAKKKWNSKRIMTIGGIAALAVLILTSYLSTTGNTKLNVDEQKITISEIKKGSFQEFIPINGVVLPIKTIYLDAIEGGRVEELYVEDGAMMEKDQPIMKLANTDLELDLANRETGVFDLITNMQRLRNEAEQNSIRQLNQLAEVDNALAEAERVYTANKKLFDEKVIAKQEFQSSKNLYDYQVRRKKLTEQTLRNDSISTKQRLQQMQESVNRTQVALGLMRKKAADLVVKAPVAGQLTSLNAEIGESKTRGQRLGQLDVLDGFKVRADIDEHYLSRVFVGLKGEFTFAGKDYELNIKKVYTTVTDGRFQVDMEFTSEVPKGIRRGQTLQIRLALSDQTQAVLLPRGGFYQQTGGNWIYKVTEAGGSAVKVDIRLGRQNPEYYEVLEGLNVGDKVVTSSYENYGDKDELRIKGE